The following coding sequences are from one Drosophila gunungcola strain Sukarami chromosome 3L unlocalized genomic scaffold, Dgunungcola_SK_2 000014F, whole genome shotgun sequence window:
- the LOC128260102 gene encoding uncharacterized protein C16orf52 homolog A yields MDKLTTISATLFMAADVFAIVSLALPDWIITESGTGDIRLGLMWTCMTLYNRPQVCYTPDLQPEWLIALICIFVGCICVTTTVILLASSSCNRNVIPYARWVGFTAMVLFCMAAVVFPLGFHVEEIGGQAYQLPNTFKIGISYIMFVLALWITVVSELFAGKVCLPHF; encoded by the exons ATGGATAAACTGACGACAATTAGCGCAACGCTGTTCATGGCGGCCGATGTGTTTGCGATAGTGAGCCTGGCTCTGCCGGATTGGATCATCACGGAGTCGGGAACGG GTGACATTCGACTGGGGCTGATGTGGACCTGCATGACGCTATATAACCGGCCCCAGGTGTGCTACACCCCCGACTTGCAGCCGGAGTGGCTGATCGCATTGATCTGCATCTTCGTGGGCTGCATCTGCGTGACCACCACAGTGATCCTGCTGGCCTCGTCGTCCTGCAACCGAAATGTGATTCCCTACGCCCGCTGGGTGGGATTCACCGCCATGGTGCTGTTCTGCATGGCGGCCGTCGTCTTCCCGCTGGGATTCCACGTCGAGGAGATCGGCGGACAGGCCTACCAGCTGCCCAACACCTTCAAGATCGGCATATCCTACATCATGTTCGTCCTGGCCCTCTGGATCACCGTGGTCTCCGAACTCTTTGCCGGCAAGGTCTGCCTGCCGCACTTCTAG